Proteins encoded within one genomic window of Microtus ochrogaster isolate Prairie Vole_2 linkage group LG4, MicOch1.0, whole genome shotgun sequence:
- the Zscan18 gene encoding zinc finger and SCAN domain-containing protein 18 isoform X3 has translation MLPLERALASPRSSPPHPEPPTVRPEVRSQQIVPSQQEEPNQGEVVIKQQEPSQQEEPRRQDEPIQEEEPIQVLEPSQRDEPNQGEESSQQDNPLNQREELSEQQEPSQRDDPSQEEEPSQWEEPGQKDVPMQQEEPMQQDEPHQWEEPMQQEEPMQQEEPMQQDKTIQQEPVEQDKSTPQEELIQQEELIQQEEFLQQEEPIQQEAFIQYEESIQDASIQQELIHQEESTQQDKSIQKEEFIQLEKPIQQVGFSKQEEPSQQKEPSQKDQPNQQEEPSQQEEPSQQEELSQQEEPNQPEEPRQQEEPSQQEEPNQPEEPRQQEEPSQQEEPNQPEEPSQQEEPSQQEEPSQQEELNQLEEPRQQEELSQQEEPNQPEEPRQQKEPNQPEESRQQEEPSQKDQPNQQEESSQQEKPAQQKETETSTERSAADLEFSRLRFREFVYQEAAGPHQTLAQLHELCRQWLRPEACSKEQILELLVLEQFLGILPDRVRPWVVAQYPENCEKAASLVEGLSDILEEPGMMLCSPGGSLSSFSEGDYKRCPEPLLLPRGLSGPSRDLRPRDILVRRDTSWPTLESVHLDEKHLEGEKNEEANSVTAEPKESLQSEWDNLDSTEDNLTSYSKLLLLECQFFQAGPSSTLETEPEECCVAEELPGGSLPDSTRQQESKGNVCEEVSMGETLMERLSEDVPVSPSIDTAQEEQQPQKALDAENEDSSPASPQRQSVIQQSAQDKATPHKGTGTKRPHPDDEDEEDPECPSSTSSYKLPFDAGKGLHVGGRDSGQDQGTSAVRCPAVDEFHVSQGNPYTCSECGKAFAWISNLIEHHKSHSTETCYVSQDC, from the exons ATGTTGCCTTTGGAGAGGGCACTGGCCTCCCCAAGaagctccccaccccacccagaacCACCTACTGTGCGGCCGGAAGTTAGATCCCAACAGATAGTGCCCAGTCAGCAGGAGGAACCCAACCAGGGGGAAGTAGTCATTAAGCAACAAGAACCTAGCCAGCAGGAGGAACCCAGGAGGCAGGATGAACCCATCCAGGAAGAAGAACCCATCCAGGTGCTGGAACCTAGTCAGAGAGATGAGCCCAACCAGGGAGAAGAATCCAGTCAGCAGGATAATCCTCTCAATCAGAGGGAAGAACTCAGTGAACAACAAGAACCCAGCCAGCGGGATGATCCTAGTCAGGAGGAAGAACCTAGCCAGTGGGAAGAACCTGGCCAGAAGGATGTACCTATGCAACAAGAAGAACCTATGCAGCAGGATGAGCCTCACCAGTGGGAAGAACCCATGCAGCAGGAGGAGCCCATGCAGCAGGAGGAGCCCATGCAGCAGGACAAAACCATCCAACAAGAGCCAGTTGAGCAGGATAAGTCCACCCCACAGGAAGAACTCATCCAGCAGGAGGAACTCATCCAGCAGGAGGAATTTCTTCAGCAGGAGGAACCTATCCAACAGGAAGCCTTCATTCAGTACGAAGAATCCATTCAAGATGCTTCCATCCAACAGGAACTCATCCACCAGGAGGAGTCCACTCAGCAGGATAAGTCCATCCAAAAGGAAGAATTCATTCAGCTAGAGAAGCCTATCCAGCAGGTAGGGTTCAGCAAACAGGAGGAACCCAGCCAACAGAAAGAGCCTAGCCAGAAGGATCAACCCAACCAACAGGAAGAACCCAGCCAGCAGGAAGAACCCAGCCAACAGGAAGAACTCAGCCAACAGGAAGAACCTAACCAGCCGGAAGAacccaggcaacaggaagaaccCAGCCAACAGGAAGAACCTAACCAGCCGGAAGAacccaggcaacaggaagaaccCAGCCAACAGGAAGAACCTAACCAGCCGGAAGAACCCAGCCAGCAGGAAGAACCCAGCCAGCAGGAAGAACCCAGCCAACAGGAAGAACTTAACCAGCTGGAAGAacccaggcaacaggaagaactCAGCCAACAG GAAGAACCTAACCAGCCGGAAGAACCCAGGCAACAGAAAGAACCTAACCAGCCGGAAGaatccaggcaacaggaagagccTAGCCAAAAGGATCAACCTAACCAACAGGAGGAATCCAGCCAACAGGAAAAGCCTGCccagcagaaggaaacagaaaccagcaCTGAAAGATCTGCTGCTGACCTGGAGTTTTCCCGCCTACGCTTTCGGGAGTTTGTCTACCAGGAGGCAGCTGGACCTCACCAGACTCTGGCCCAGCTTCATGAGCTATGCCGCCAGTGGCTGCGGCCCGAGGCCTGCTCCAAAGAGCAGATCCTGGAGCTGCTGGTTCTGGAGCAGTTTCTGGGCATCTTGCCAGACAGGGTTCGTCCCTGGGTGGTAGCCCAGTATCCTGAGAACTGTGAGAAGGCTGCCTCCCTGGTGGAGGGTCTCTCTGATATCCTGGAGGAGCCAG GAATGATGTTGTGTTCCCCAGGTGGGTCATTATCTTCATTCAGCGAGGGAGACTATAAGAGGTGTCCTGAGCCCCTGCTGCTACCACGTGGGTTGTCGGGTCCCAGCAGAGACCTAAGACCTAGGGACATCCTTGTACGCCGTGATACGT CCTGGCCTACTCTGGAATCTGTACATCTGGATGAAAAACatttagagggagaaaagaatgaagaggCCAACTCTGTCACAGCTGAGCCAAAG GAGTCTCTACAGTCAGAATGGGACAACCTGGACTCCACAGAAGATAACCTGACCAGTTACAGCAAGCTGCTCCTGTTGG AGTGTCAGTTTTTCCAGGCTGGTCCATCCTCCACGCTGGAGACAGAACCAGAGGAATGTTGTGTGGCAGAAGAACTACCAGGAGGCAGCCTCCCAG ACAGTACGAGGCagcaggaaagcaaaggaaatgtgTGTGAGGAAGTCTCCATGGGGGAGACACTGATGGAGAGGCTTTCAGAGGATGTTCCTGTTAGTCCTTCGATAGACACTGCCCAGGAGGAACAGCAACCTCAGAAGGCTCTGGATGCTGAGAATGAGGATTCAAGTCCTGCCAGTCCCCAGAGGCAATCAGTCATCCAGCAATCAGCCCAGGACAAGGCTACACCACATAAAGGCACTGGGACAAAGAGGCCTCATCCAGATGACGAGGACGAAGAGGACCCTGAGTGTCCGTCCAGCACCAGCAGCTACAAGCTGCCATTTGATGCAGGGAAGGGGCTCCATGTGGGTGGCCGTGATTCTGGGCAGGACCAAGGAACTTCTGCTGTGCGATGCCCTGCAGTTGATGAGTTTCATGTATCCCAAGGGAACCCCTATACATGTAGTGAATGTGGCAAGGCCTTTGCATGGATTTCGAACCTTATAGAGCATCACAAGAGCCACAGCACTGAGACATGCTATGTAAGCCAGGACTGCTAG